Proteins encoded in a region of the Babesia bovis T2Bo chromosome 4 map unlocalized Chr4_2, whole genome shotgun sequence genome:
- a CDS encoding Mitochondrial carrier family protein has product MGGTEKNQNASSDEHDAKYYAKCMIGGILSCGLTHTLVTPLDVTKCRMQTDPKLYTGLISGVKTIYANEGVFGLFRGWQPTLLGYSLQGLGKFGLYEGFKDLYAMPLKNKEDKNVKKAIWLAASASAEVFADVLLCPWEMVKVKVQTAPRSENWSNNLFTSTRRMYLNREQTKFPFGSLTALWSRQVPYTMAKFFFFEYIQDIFYEHILKGCKDTFSNPTQLSVTFASGYLAGIICAIVSHPADNLISQKGKEANKGKAVGQIVKEMGYLNLFTRGLGTRIIMIGTLTGLQWWIYDSFKTAVGINKTKDAKPAESQGQSTQSGGTGGQSSGTSCSQTK; this is encoded by the exons ATGGGTGGCACCGAAAAAAATCAAAATGCCTCATCTGATGAGCATGACGCAAAATATTATGCCAAATGTATGATCGGAGGTATCCTATCCTGTGGTCTGACTCATACCTTAGTTACACCCCTAGATGTCACAAAATGCCGTATGCAAACTGATCCTAAGCTATACACCGGTCTAATCTCAGGTGTGAAAACTATATACGCCAATGAAGGTGTATTTGGACTCTTCAGAGGGTGGCAACCAACCCTTCTGGGATACTCCCTGCAAGGTCTAGGTAAATTCGGACTGTATGAAGGATTTAAGGATCTTTATGCAATGCCACTTAAGAATAAAGAAGATAAAAATGTAAAGAAGGCTATCTGGCTTGCTGCCAGTGCATCTGCTGAAGTTTTCGCCGACGTTTTGCTATGCCCATGGGAAATGGTCAAGGTGAAAGTACAAACGGCACCGCGTTCAGAAAATTGGTCTAACAACCTCTTCACTTCAACCAGGCGTATGTATTTAAACAGAGAACAGACTAAATTCCCG TTCGGAAGTCTTACTGCCCTATGGAGTCGACAAGTGCCATATACCATGGCAAAGTTCTTCTTCTTCGAATATATTCAGGATATCTTCTatgaacatatattaaaagGTTGTAAAGATACATTCAGCAACCCTACTCAGCTCAGTGTAACCTTCGCTTCTG GATATCTGGCTGGTATTATCTGTGCTATAGTCTCACACCCAGCTGATAACCTTATCTCACAAAAAGGAAAGGAAGCTAACAAGGGTAAAGCCGTTGGTCAAATTGTTAAAGAAATGGGCTACCTCAACCTATTCACACGTGGTCTTGGTACTAGGATCATTATGATCGGTACCCTTACCGGTCTTCAATGGTGGATATACGATTCATTCAAG ACGGCCGTTGGTATTAATAAGACTAAAGATGCGAAGCCAGCAGAGTCACAAGGGCAAAGCACACAGTCAGGAGGGACAGGGGGACAAAGTTCAGGAACTAGTTGTTCCCAAacgaaataa